In a genomic window of Methylobacter sp. YRD-M1:
- a CDS encoding flavin reductase family protein → MMKELSLSKVYQLIEPGPVVLLMTAGNGKANVMVMSWHMMVEFEPPLMACIVSSANYSFAALRETRECVIGIPSLELAPVVVQVGNSSGRELDKFSAFGLTPLPAECVSPPLVAECFANLECKVTDASLMNKYNLFILEILKAWIDPARIASKTIHHLGYGTFVVDGETITLKSMMR, encoded by the coding sequence ATGATGAAAGAATTATCTCTATCGAAAGTCTATCAGTTGATCGAGCCGGGGCCCGTGGTACTGCTGATGACTGCCGGCAATGGCAAGGCTAACGTGATGGTCATGTCCTGGCACATGATGGTCGAGTTCGAACCGCCGTTGATGGCCTGTATCGTCAGCAGCGCCAATTACAGCTTTGCCGCCTTGCGAGAGACTCGGGAATGCGTGATTGGCATTCCTTCATTGGAGTTGGCCCCTGTAGTGGTGCAGGTCGGCAACAGTTCAGGCCGTGAGCTCGATAAATTCTCAGCGTTTGGGCTGACGCCATTGCCGGCCGAGTGCGTGTCGCCGCCTCTGGTGGCTGAATGCTTCGCAAATCTTGAATGCAAGGTAACTGATGCGAGCCTCATGAACAAATACAATCTCTTCATTCTTGAAATACTGAAAGCTTGGATTGACCCAGCGAGAATAGCGTCCAAAACCATTCATCATCTTGGTTATGGCACATTTGTCGTAGACGGCGAGACGATTACGTTAAAGTCGATGATGAGGTAA